Proteins found in one Cobetia sp. L2A1 genomic segment:
- a CDS encoding SulP family inorganic anion transporter, with protein MSDPAHGAEGRSLSRWLPLIGWLQDYDRQSFGRDLLAAVIVSVMLVPQALAYALLAGLPAQVGLYASMLPLVLYALFGTSSTLAVGPVAIISLMTASAIAGMTGADGGALSTPEMLGAALLLALVSGAMLVAMGLLRLGALVNFISHPVISGFMTASGILIIASQLGPLSGLSLKGGNLLEMGESLLSGRHGVHWPTLAIGLGCWTGLILARRHLKNGVMALGLSDTTAGMCCKTTPIIAVIASSLLAWGLNLGDQNAEHGMALVGAVSAGLPVISLPSFVTNDWSGLLISALLISVVGFVESLALAQTLAARRRQRIDPDKELIALGLSNMGAGISGGMPVSGGLSRSVVNFDAGAATPLAGAFTALGILLASLLLTDWLAWLPRATLAAIIIVATTSLIDIAAIKRTFRYSGGDGAALAITLIVTLLHGVESGILAGVVISLVLYLKRTSQPHSALVGRVPGTEHFRNVERHEVETDPQLAILRIDESLYFANARYLEDTVLALTAQRPSLRHLVLACQAVNLIDASALESLEVINERMTAAGVKLHLSEVKGPVMDRLKCSDLPANLGGEIYLSTFDAWQALSVHGSHCGQACALDGVSQTATFR; from the coding sequence ATGTCTGATCCGGCTCACGGAGCGGAGGGACGTTCACTGTCACGCTGGCTACCACTCATCGGCTGGTTGCAGGACTATGATCGCCAGAGTTTCGGACGCGACCTGCTGGCGGCGGTGATCGTCAGCGTCATGCTGGTGCCGCAGGCTCTGGCTTATGCGCTGTTGGCGGGCCTGCCTGCCCAGGTGGGCCTGTATGCCAGCATGTTGCCGCTGGTGCTGTATGCGTTGTTTGGCACCAGCAGTACCTTGGCGGTCGGGCCGGTGGCGATCATCTCGCTGATGACCGCCTCGGCCATCGCGGGTATGACAGGGGCGGATGGTGGGGCGTTGAGCACTCCCGAGATGCTGGGCGCCGCGCTGTTGCTGGCGCTGGTCTCGGGCGCGATGCTGGTGGCGATGGGGCTGTTGCGTCTCGGTGCGCTGGTCAATTTCATCAGCCATCCGGTGATCTCGGGTTTCATGACGGCGTCTGGCATTCTGATCATCGCCAGTCAGCTAGGGCCATTGAGCGGCCTGAGTCTGAAAGGCGGCAATCTGCTGGAAATGGGCGAGTCGCTATTGTCAGGTAGGCATGGGGTGCATTGGCCGACACTGGCCATCGGGCTGGGATGTTGGACGGGACTCATTCTGGCGCGCCGTCATCTCAAGAATGGAGTGATGGCGCTGGGGCTGAGCGACACAACGGCAGGCATGTGCTGCAAGACGACCCCGATCATCGCGGTGATCGCCTCCAGCCTGCTGGCGTGGGGCTTGAACCTGGGAGATCAGAACGCAGAGCACGGCATGGCCTTGGTCGGGGCAGTCTCGGCGGGCTTGCCGGTCATCAGCCTGCCATCCTTCGTGACCAATGACTGGTCCGGGCTGCTGATATCAGCACTGTTGATCAGCGTGGTGGGCTTTGTCGAGTCGTTGGCGCTGGCACAGACACTGGCCGCGCGGCGGCGTCAGCGCATCGACCCCGACAAGGAGTTGATCGCGCTGGGGCTTTCCAACATGGGCGCCGGTATCAGCGGTGGCATGCCGGTGTCCGGCGGGCTGTCGCGTTCGGTAGTCAACTTCGATGCCGGTGCCGCGACACCGCTGGCGGGTGCCTTCACGGCGCTCGGCATCCTGCTGGCGAGTTTGCTGCTCACCGATTGGTTGGCATGGCTGCCGCGCGCCACGCTGGCGGCCATCATCATCGTGGCGACCACCAGTCTGATCGATATCGCGGCCATCAAGCGTACCTTCCGCTATTCAGGGGGGGATGGCGCAGCTCTGGCGATCACGCTGATCGTGACACTGCTGCATGGCGTCGAGAGCGGCATCCTGGCGGGAGTGGTGATTTCACTGGTCCTGTATCTCAAGCGTACCAGTCAGCCCCACAGTGCCTTGGTCGGGCGTGTGCCAGGCACGGAGCACTTTCGCAACGTCGAACGTCATGAGGTAGAGACCGACCCGCAACTGGCGATTCTGCGTATCGATGAAAGCCTCTACTTCGCCAATGCACGCTATCTGGAAGACACCGTGCTGGCGTTGACGGCGCAGCGGCCCTCACTGCGCCACCTGGTACTGGCGTGTCAGGCCGTGAATCTGATTGATGCCTCGGCACTGGAAAGTCTCGAAGTCATCAACGAGCGCATGACGGCCGCTGGCGTGAAGCTGCACCTGAGCGAAGTGAAAGGACCGGTGATGGATCGCCTCAAGTGCTCTGACCTGCCCGCCAATCTCGGTGGCGAGATCTACCTCAGCACCTTCGATGCCTGGCAGGCACTCAGCGTGCACGGCAGTCATTGCGGGCAGGCCTGTGCACTGGATGGTGTCAGTCAGACAGCGACATTCAGGTGA
- a CDS encoding NAD(P)/FAD-dependent oxidoreductase: MNNPVTESASAQPSHATASVTIPPNAHKVVILGGGAGGIAVAASLLKRQPGMDIAIVEPSDQHSYQPGWTMVGGGIFTPEFTRKPMQAVMPSDAHWYRESVTAIDAEAHEVTLSDGRKLSYERLVVAIGLELDWAGIEGLEDTLGKNGVTSNYRYDLAPYTWQLVQSLKGGNALFTQPPMPIKCAGAPQKAMYLSCDHWQREGVLGQLNVTFHNAGGVMFGVPAYVPALEEAVKGYGIEVQFNQRLISVDGETQTARFEVPAAEEGGEPQIVEQSFDMLHVVPPQKAPALIADSALGNAGGWLDLEPETLQHVTHADIFGLGDISGTSNAKTAAAVRKQAPVVAENLLATLANGALTAGYCGYGSCPLTVENGRIVLAEFGYGGELQPTFPKWINDGTRPTRLAWQLKARGLPFIYWNLMLKGHEWLARPASRDV, encoded by the coding sequence ATGAATAACCCAGTCACTGAGTCGGCGTCCGCACAGCCTTCACACGCTACGGCGTCAGTCACGATTCCGCCCAATGCTCACAAGGTAGTGATTCTGGGGGGCGGTGCCGGGGGTATCGCCGTGGCGGCCAGTCTGCTCAAGCGTCAGCCAGGCATGGATATCGCCATTGTTGAACCCAGTGATCAGCACAGCTACCAGCCAGGCTGGACGATGGTCGGCGGCGGGATCTTCACGCCGGAGTTCACCCGCAAGCCGATGCAGGCGGTGATGCCCTCGGATGCTCACTGGTACCGCGAATCGGTGACGGCGATTGATGCCGAGGCGCATGAGGTCACGCTCAGCGATGGTCGCAAGCTCAGCTATGAGCGGCTGGTGGTAGCCATTGGCCTTGAGCTTGATTGGGCCGGTATCGAAGGGCTGGAAGACACCTTGGGCAAGAATGGCGTGACCTCCAACTATCGCTACGATCTTGCGCCTTATACCTGGCAGTTGGTGCAGTCGCTCAAGGGAGGGAATGCACTGTTCACCCAGCCACCGATGCCGATCAAGTGCGCCGGTGCGCCGCAGAAGGCGATGTATCTGTCCTGCGATCATTGGCAGCGCGAGGGTGTGCTCGGTCAGCTGAACGTCACCTTCCACAATGCAGGCGGCGTGATGTTCGGTGTGCCCGCCTATGTGCCGGCGCTGGAAGAGGCCGTGAAGGGCTATGGCATTGAGGTGCAGTTCAATCAGCGTCTGATTTCCGTGGATGGTGAAACGCAGACGGCTCGCTTCGAGGTGCCGGCAGCCGAAGAGGGAGGCGAACCGCAGATCGTCGAGCAGTCCTTCGACATGCTGCACGTGGTGCCGCCCCAGAAGGCACCGGCACTGATCGCTGATTCGGCGCTGGGCAATGCGGGCGGTTGGCTGGATCTGGAGCCCGAGACGTTGCAGCACGTGACGCATGCCGACATCTTCGGGCTGGGCGATATCAGTGGTACTTCGAACGCCAAGACGGCAGCCGCCGTGCGCAAGCAGGCGCCTGTGGTCGCCGAGAATCTGCTCGCGACCCTGGCCAATGGCGCCCTGACGGCTGGCTATTGCGGGTATGGCTCCTGCCCGTTGACGGTCGAGAATGGCCGTATCGTGCTGGCGGAGTTTGGTTACGGTGGCGAGCTTCAGCCCACCTTTCCCAAATGGATCAATGACGGCACGCGCCCGACGCGCCTGGCCTGGCAGCTCAAGGCGCGCGGACTGCCGTTCATCTATTGGAATCTGATGCTCAAGGGGCACGAGTGGTTGGCGCGTCCGGCGTCACGTGATGTCTGA